In one Aggregicoccus sp. 17bor-14 genomic region, the following are encoded:
- a CDS encoding carboxypeptidase regulatory-like domain-containing protein, whose product MALLAVLVILALALLLRVARRPASPPAASAPVAASAPAAAPAAPHHLTEPEDSAPAVRLVPARLAAEPSAAAGAFTGQVVSAETGAGVAGAELTFASDAGAASVHTDAGGRFRFAPPSPGPYQLATVSAEGFLPFAPEWGQSPVRLTAVAGQRVEGILLALTPELELLGRVLSPEGTPVAGAQVRLTTGHAGESVLHPVADRFVSDAKGEFRFRAPEQAALEARHPDYEAGRAVVGAVARAARVVELRLRPRAPGADGGTEAREVALAGQVVDARGQPVGGALVTAHSSARRFPTRYGDELGYQASTDEQGRFALEGVREGSYDLDAQAEGLAPGRLDDVAAGRADLRLVLAEGALLTGRVRDAASGAPLPSFSVAVSQAVGPLRREGVAEQTVLDPEGRYRVAGVPSGELVVEVAAPGHAPAEARVQVPEGAKGPLTADFALEPGARLTGTVVERDSGKPLADARVSLESGQGGGALSVRLDARTDASGAFALEGLAPGRATLVASLAGHHTRLLSGVPVERGQASAPVRIELTATKPGEEPSVELMGIGVVLAARDDMLVVGEVMAGGGGAEAGLSPGDGILSIDGQPVAQVGFSGAVGLIRGPEDSRVLLGVQRGAALAPDGGAGAPVQPVWVVRRRIRR is encoded by the coding sequence TTGGCTCTCCTCGCAGTGCTGGTGATCCTCGCGCTCGCGCTGCTCCTGCGCGTCGCCCGGCGTCCGGCCTCACCGCCTGCGGCTTCGGCCCCGGTGGCCGCCAGTGCCCCTGCCGCCGCGCCCGCGGCCCCCCATCACCTGACCGAGCCCGAGGATTCGGCGCCCGCGGTGCGCCTGGTGCCCGCGCGCCTCGCCGCCGAGCCCTCGGCCGCGGCGGGCGCCTTCACGGGGCAGGTGGTGAGCGCCGAGACGGGCGCGGGCGTCGCGGGGGCCGAGCTCACCTTCGCCTCGGACGCGGGGGCGGCCAGCGTGCACACGGACGCGGGCGGGCGCTTCCGCTTCGCCCCTCCTTCTCCCGGGCCCTACCAGCTCGCCACGGTGAGCGCCGAGGGCTTCCTGCCCTTCGCCCCGGAGTGGGGGCAGAGCCCGGTGCGCCTCACGGCGGTGGCGGGGCAGCGCGTGGAGGGCATCCTGCTCGCGCTCACCCCGGAGCTGGAGCTGCTCGGGCGGGTGCTCTCCCCCGAGGGCACGCCGGTGGCGGGCGCTCAGGTGCGGCTCACCACGGGACACGCCGGCGAGTCCGTGCTGCACCCGGTGGCGGACCGCTTCGTGTCGGACGCGAAGGGGGAGTTCCGCTTCCGCGCCCCCGAGCAGGCCGCGCTCGAGGCGCGCCACCCGGACTACGAGGCGGGGCGCGCCGTGGTGGGCGCCGTGGCCCGGGCCGCTCGCGTGGTGGAGCTGCGGCTGCGTCCGCGCGCCCCCGGTGCGGACGGGGGCACGGAGGCGCGCGAGGTGGCGCTCGCGGGGCAGGTGGTGGACGCGCGGGGCCAGCCCGTGGGCGGGGCCCTGGTGACGGCCCACTCCAGCGCGCGGCGCTTCCCCACGCGCTACGGCGACGAGCTGGGCTATCAGGCCAGCACGGACGAGCAGGGACGCTTCGCGCTCGAGGGCGTGCGCGAGGGCTCCTACGACCTGGACGCCCAGGCCGAGGGGCTCGCGCCCGGGCGCCTCGACGACGTGGCGGCGGGCCGCGCGGACCTGCGCCTCGTGCTCGCCGAGGGGGCGCTGCTCACGGGCCGCGTGCGGGACGCCGCGAGCGGTGCACCGCTGCCCTCGTTCAGCGTGGCGGTGAGCCAGGCGGTGGGGCCGCTGCGGCGCGAAGGGGTGGCGGAGCAGACCGTGCTGGACCCCGAGGGGCGCTACCGGGTGGCGGGCGTGCCCTCGGGCGAGCTGGTAGTGGAGGTGGCCGCGCCGGGTCACGCCCCCGCGGAGGCGCGCGTGCAGGTGCCCGAGGGGGCGAAGGGTCCCCTCACCGCGGACTTCGCGCTCGAGCCGGGCGCGCGGCTCACGGGCACGGTGGTGGAGCGGGACAGCGGCAAGCCCCTCGCCGACGCGCGCGTCTCGCTCGAGAGCGGGCAGGGTGGGGGCGCGCTCTCGGTGCGCCTGGACGCGCGCACGGACGCCTCGGGCGCCTTTGCCCTGGAGGGGCTCGCCCCGGGCCGCGCGACCCTGGTGGCCTCGCTCGCGGGCCACCACACCCGCCTCCTCTCCGGCGTGCCGGTGGAGCGTGGGCAGGCCTCCGCGCCGGTGCGCATCGAGCTCACGGCGACGAAGCCCGGAGAGGAGCCCAGCGTGGAGCTGATGGGCATCGGCGTGGTGCTCGCCGCGCGCGACGACATGCTCGTGGTGGGCGAGGTGATGGCGGGCGGCGGCGGCGCCGAGGCGGGGCTCTCGCCGGGCGACGGCATCCTCAGCATCGACGGCCAGCCGGTGGCGCAGGTGGGCTTCAGCGGCGCCGTGGGCCTCATCCGCGGCCCCGAGGACAGCCGCGTGCTGCTCGGTGTCCAGCGCGGCGCAGCGCTCGCGCCGGACGGGGGCGCGGGCGCGCCGGTGCAGCCGGTGTGGGTGGTGCGCCGGCGCATCCGGCGCTGA
- the smc gene encoding chromosome segregation protein SMC yields MRIKRLDITGFKSFMERSVFSFDDGVTGIVGPNGCGKSNVVDSIRWVMGEQSAKNLRGRGMEDVIFNGSESKAPLSMAEVSLTFHVDEGDQLAPQYQGFPEITVTRRLFRSGESEYLINKTVCRLLDITELFLGTGVGTRAYSIIEQGRVGLIVSSKPEDRRSLIEEAAGITKYKARRKAAERKMEATEANLLRVTDITNELEKRLDTLARQAKKAEKYRKLKSQMREIELHSASHRYLELQAEKKVLQARLENLGGEEKESLERVRELEQTIAQRRGEIEAEAAALQALAEQVHGLESAVQRDDQDLSYWRKDLEETGARVAASQAELDALLARQAEVEGTLGAREAELSGIAGAWKEDEVAMQVAQEELRRATQLQTEIALRLEQERQALVGVATRLANHENNLVNLARQRADLETRRAKNRGEAEGLREQERELDAARADVARRVEESRQLAHELAERKGHEEEALVRTREAFAENEIQVISLREELSDKRSRLGSLQDIQKNYDGFDRGVRAVMLRAGSAAREQGIFGLVADVISVSARYERAVEAALGERLQHVVVESRERGFELVEYLRDLSEGRGSFLPVPRTESPIAAPDLSRRGVLAAAFGEVTCEEPLRPVVQALLGNVVIVQDLATARAYAGDGDGEGAGYTLVTLEGEVFRPDGTLTGGTLEGAAVGALQKKREIQELSAEVARVEERYNEILTRHYALQKQMGHAEGVLKGLAKNQHAEELNLASQEKDLHKAGEDLARIRERLAQLDTEEGQLAHAHQALVHEEESSRGEVAHGQADREAREEKVRQMTAELETLRHRADTLSNELTALRVKVAAGSERGEAARKELESLLSQKAEMGARVQRLQAAVGEGSSRVEDLKARMAETEAACSGRREEYRAGQESLEGRRSAHALSSGEVREQENALRELRTRVDSLIQGLSASSLKEREIELELTHLVEGIRERHLVELGQELHRFHLLAPLAPETEGELKDLRAQLERMGEINLTAIEEHAELEKRFRFLSEQKKDLTGSIEQLREAIVKIDATSRERFKQTFDVVNEKFQAIFPRLFGGGRASLILTDEGPGAEQGVEIVSQPPGKKLQSVNLLSGGEKALTAVALIFAIFLIKPTPFCLLDEVDAPLDEGNVGRYNDMVKEMSKQSQFILITHNKRTMEVADTLYGVTMEEPGISKLVSVKLKEAAAANDNASAA; encoded by the coding sequence ATGCGAATCAAGCGCCTGGACATCACCGGCTTCAAGTCGTTCATGGAGCGGAGCGTGTTCAGCTTCGACGATGGGGTCACCGGCATCGTCGGCCCCAACGGCTGCGGCAAGAGCAACGTGGTGGACTCCATCCGCTGGGTGATGGGCGAGCAGAGCGCGAAGAACCTGCGCGGCCGCGGCATGGAGGACGTCATCTTCAACGGCTCCGAGTCCAAGGCGCCGCTGTCGATGGCCGAGGTGAGCCTCACCTTCCACGTGGACGAGGGCGACCAGCTCGCGCCCCAGTACCAGGGCTTCCCCGAGATCACGGTCACCCGCCGCCTCTTCCGCAGCGGCGAGAGCGAGTACCTCATCAACAAGACCGTGTGCCGCCTGCTCGACATCACCGAGCTGTTCCTCGGCACCGGCGTGGGCACCCGCGCCTACTCCATCATCGAGCAGGGCCGCGTGGGCCTCATCGTGTCCTCGAAGCCCGAGGATCGCCGCAGCCTCATCGAGGAGGCGGCCGGCATCACCAAGTACAAGGCGCGGCGCAAGGCGGCCGAGCGCAAGATGGAGGCCACCGAGGCGAACCTCCTGCGCGTGACCGACATCACCAACGAGCTGGAGAAGCGGCTCGACACGCTCGCGCGCCAGGCGAAGAAGGCCGAGAAGTACCGCAAGCTCAAGAGCCAGATGCGCGAGATCGAGCTGCACTCGGCGAGCCACCGCTACCTCGAGCTGCAGGCGGAGAAGAAGGTGCTGCAGGCGCGCCTCGAGAACCTGGGCGGCGAGGAGAAGGAGAGCCTCGAGCGCGTGCGCGAGCTGGAGCAGACCATCGCCCAGCGCCGCGGGGAGATCGAGGCCGAGGCGGCCGCGCTGCAGGCCCTGGCCGAGCAGGTGCACGGCCTGGAGAGCGCCGTGCAGCGCGACGACCAGGACCTCTCCTACTGGCGCAAGGACCTGGAGGAGACGGGCGCGCGCGTGGCCGCGAGTCAGGCCGAGCTGGACGCGCTGCTCGCGCGCCAGGCCGAGGTCGAGGGCACGCTGGGCGCGCGCGAGGCCGAGCTGAGCGGCATCGCCGGGGCGTGGAAGGAGGACGAGGTCGCGATGCAGGTGGCGCAGGAGGAGCTGCGCCGCGCCACCCAGCTGCAGACCGAGATCGCCCTGCGCCTCGAGCAGGAGCGCCAGGCGCTGGTGGGGGTGGCCACCCGGCTCGCCAACCACGAGAACAACCTGGTGAACCTCGCCCGCCAGCGCGCGGACCTCGAGACCCGGCGCGCGAAGAACCGCGGCGAGGCGGAGGGCCTGCGCGAGCAGGAGCGCGAGCTGGACGCCGCGCGCGCGGACGTGGCCCGGCGCGTGGAGGAGAGCCGCCAGCTCGCCCACGAGCTCGCCGAGCGCAAGGGGCACGAGGAGGAGGCCCTGGTGCGCACCCGCGAGGCCTTCGCGGAGAACGAGATCCAGGTCATCTCCCTGCGCGAGGAGCTGAGCGACAAGCGCAGCCGGCTGGGCAGCCTGCAGGACATCCAGAAGAACTACGACGGCTTCGACCGCGGCGTGCGCGCGGTGATGCTGCGCGCGGGCAGCGCCGCGCGCGAGCAGGGCATCTTCGGCCTCGTCGCGGACGTCATCTCCGTGTCCGCGCGCTACGAGCGCGCGGTGGAGGCGGCGCTCGGCGAGCGGCTGCAGCACGTGGTGGTGGAGAGCCGCGAGCGCGGCTTCGAGCTGGTGGAGTACCTGCGCGACCTCTCCGAGGGGCGCGGCTCCTTCCTGCCCGTGCCGCGCACGGAGAGCCCCATCGCGGCGCCGGACCTCTCGCGGCGCGGCGTGCTCGCGGCCGCCTTCGGCGAGGTGACGTGTGAGGAGCCCCTGCGCCCGGTGGTGCAGGCGCTGCTGGGCAACGTGGTCATCGTGCAGGACCTGGCGACCGCGCGCGCCTACGCGGGCGACGGGGACGGGGAGGGCGCGGGCTACACCCTGGTCACGCTGGAGGGCGAGGTGTTCCGCCCGGACGGCACCCTCACCGGCGGCACGCTCGAGGGCGCGGCGGTGGGCGCGCTGCAGAAGAAGCGCGAGATCCAGGAGCTCTCCGCCGAGGTCGCGCGGGTGGAGGAGCGCTACAACGAGATCCTCACCCGCCACTACGCCCTGCAGAAGCAGATGGGCCACGCGGAAGGGGTGCTCAAGGGGCTCGCGAAGAACCAGCACGCCGAGGAGCTGAACCTCGCGAGCCAGGAGAAGGACCTGCACAAGGCGGGCGAGGACCTCGCGCGCATCCGCGAGCGGCTCGCCCAGCTGGACACCGAGGAGGGCCAGCTCGCCCACGCGCACCAGGCGCTGGTGCACGAGGAGGAGAGCAGCCGCGGCGAGGTGGCCCACGGCCAGGCGGACCGCGAGGCGCGCGAGGAGAAGGTGCGCCAGATGACCGCGGAGCTGGAGACCCTGCGCCACCGCGCGGACACGCTCTCCAACGAGCTCACCGCGCTGCGGGTGAAGGTGGCCGCGGGCAGCGAGCGCGGCGAGGCGGCGCGCAAGGAGCTGGAGAGCCTGCTCTCGCAGAAGGCCGAGATGGGGGCCCGGGTGCAGCGGCTGCAGGCCGCGGTGGGCGAGGGCTCCTCCCGCGTGGAGGACCTCAAGGCCCGCATGGCGGAGACCGAGGCCGCGTGCAGCGGGCGCCGCGAGGAGTACCGCGCGGGGCAGGAGAGCCTGGAGGGGCGCCGCAGTGCGCACGCCCTCTCGAGCGGCGAGGTGCGCGAGCAGGAGAACGCGCTGCGCGAGCTGCGCACCCGCGTGGACTCGCTCATCCAGGGGCTGAGCGCGAGCTCGCTCAAGGAGCGCGAGATCGAGCTGGAGCTCACCCACCTGGTGGAGGGCATCCGCGAGCGCCACCTGGTGGAGCTGGGCCAGGAGCTGCACCGCTTCCACCTGCTCGCCCCGCTCGCCCCCGAGACGGAAGGCGAGCTCAAGGACCTGCGCGCGCAGCTCGAGCGCATGGGGGAGATCAACCTCACGGCGATCGAGGAGCACGCGGAGCTGGAGAAGCGCTTCCGCTTCCTCAGCGAGCAGAAGAAGGACCTCACCGGCTCCATCGAGCAGCTGCGCGAGGCGATCGTGAAGATCGACGCCACCAGCCGCGAGCGCTTCAAGCAGACCTTCGACGTGGTGAACGAGAAGTTCCAGGCCATCTTCCCGCGCCTCTTCGGCGGGGGCCGCGCGAGCCTCATCCTCACCGACGAGGGCCCCGGCGCGGAGCAGGGCGTGGAGATCGTCAGCCAGCCGCCCGGCAAGAAGCTGCAGAGCGTGAACTTGCTCTCCGGCGGCGAGAAGGCGCTCACCGCCGTGGCGCTCATCTTCGCCATCTTCCTCATCAAGCCCACCCCCTTCTGCCTCCTGGACGAGGTGGACGCGCCGCTCGATGAGGGCAACGTGGGCCGCTACAACGACATGGTGAAGGAGATGAGCAAGCAGTCGCAGTTCATCCTCATCACCCACAACAAGCGCACCATGGAGGTCGCCGACACGCTCTACGGCGTCACCATGGAGGAGCCCGGCATCTCCAAGCTCGTCAGCGTGAAGCTGAAGGAGGCCGCGGCCGCCAACGACAACGCCTCGGCCGCCTAG